Proteins from one Podarcis raffonei isolate rPodRaf1 chromosome 1, rPodRaf1.pri, whole genome shotgun sequence genomic window:
- the ANKRD9 gene encoding ankyrin repeat domain-containing protein 9 gives MPWNIKWLSSYSSHSSQSQKQCKKSSFAFYQAVRDQLPVWLLEDMRRMEAFHWQEGGKVSTYSPSEALLYALVHNHQPYARYLLSNFPQSALAIPSLHFSCCHSSAPHLAMAVRYNRVHILLEILKAIRDFPASDRASYLDRRGCTRVEGGKTALHVACELVRPECLLLLLGHGASPCLVDCTGNTPLDLLLQQIWESPASNLRTKLLLLDSLFLFVPRGSHCAMKQQLLQDSEQWQDLLGKPRFQWLAGLAPPSLFVSSMQVLIGTITPDQFPEALDDLPLPHFLKPLDLKLKS, from the coding sequence ATGCCCTGGAACATCAAATGGCTGAGCAGCTACAGCAGCCACAGCTCCCAGTCCCAGAAGCAATGCAAGAAGTCCTCCTTTGCCTTCTACCAAGCGGTGAGGGACCAGCTGCCCGTGTGGCTGTTGGAGGACATGAGGCGCATGGAGGCCTTCCACTGGCAGGAAGGGGGCAAAGTCAGCACCTACTCCCCTTCCGAGGCCCTCCTCTACGCCCTGGTGCATAACCACCAGCCTTACGCCCGCTACCTGCTGAGCAACTTCCCTCAGAGCGCCCTGGCTATCCCCAGCCTTCACTTCAGCTGCTGCCATTCCTCCGCTCCTCACTTGGCTATGGCTGTGCGCTACAACCGCGTCCACATCCTTCTGGAGATCCTGAAGGCCATCAGAGACTTCCCAGCGAGCGACCGGGCCAGCTATTTGGACCGCAGAGGGTGCACCCGAGTGGAAGGAGGCAAGACCGCCCTCCACGTGGCTTGCGAGCTGGTGAGGCCTgagtgtttgctgctgctgctgggccacgGGGCCTCGCCCTGCCTTGTTGACTGCACAGGGAACACACCCTTGGACCTCCTCCTGCAGCAGATCTGGGAGAGTCCGGCCTCGAACCTGCGCACCAAGCTGCTTCTCCTGGACTCCCTGTTCCTCTTTGTGCCTCGGGGCTCCCACTGTGCCatgaagcagcagctgctgcaggactctGAGCAATGGCAGGACCtgctggggaagcccaggttCCAGTGGCTGGCGGGCTTagcgcctccctccctctttgtgAGTTCCATGCAAGTCTTAATCGGGACCATTACGCCAGATCAGTTCCCAGAGGCGCTGGACGACCTGCCTTTGCCACACTTCCTGAAGCCCTTGGACCTGAAACTGAAGAGTTAA